The DNA segment AATGCTCAACcgtggagatcctgccacctggAACAGCTGTGGTTTGGGGAAGCTTCTGCTGTAATTATTGGAAAGATCTCTTTTGGTTTCCTCGTGTTTTTCTAAAACTTCTGCTCACAGATCTCATTTcgggggcaggggatgggggtggggaacttGCTActcaggtgacatttgagcaaagacctcaAAGAGGTGAGGGAGCAGACCAAGTATCTGGGGAAAGAAGTCTCTAAACGCCAAATTCGTCAAGTTGCACACATTAAATACATACAGCtctttgtatgtcaattatacctcaataaagtggtttaagaaaaaagaagtctGTAGCGGGAGCAGTAAGTCTTATTTGTGGAGGTAGCACAGGCCCTTTTTGTTTTATCTCCACCTTCTTTGAAGAAGTAAATGTACTCTTGGAAAGTTCTGTGTGCTAgtcaaatatttgtaaatcaaatCATATTTTCAACGCATCAAGGGAACTTCCATTTAAAGTGACCCTGGAGTAAATGAGTCTGCAAAGTAAATAAGTTGTTTCTGATGTGAATGATTTATCCACCTTGTAAATACGGATTTTCACATGACCGTGGCTTTCTTGTgtctttctcagttttaattatttatttctgaaatgggGGCATTTAAAGACTAGCCCTGAGAGCCAGGGCTTTGGAGTCACAGGGGTGTGGTTTCGAAACCAGGATCCACCTccccatgtgaccttggacaagttatgtcacttctctgagcctctgctgtTGCATTTGTACAATGAGGATGATATACTTACAGAGCTGTTGTGATGTAACCATTGTAAACCCTAGCACAGTCCCTGGCACTGGGTGGGGTGGCGTGGTATGGTCTGCCATAGGGTGCCTGCGCAAGAGGGCTTTTTATACACTTGTATCAAAATGGGAACCAGGACCACAGGCCTTGGGAACCTGCATGCAGGTACCTAAGTGGTCACACAAACACAATCAGAGAAGGGTCATGGGCAGATCCCTTCAAATGTTACCTGTGCTATCTGTGTTCTGCAGAAACACGGGCTGAGGCTTCATCTTCGAAACCCCCACTCATTCACACCTATGCTGGAAGAGGGCACAGCGGGCAAGGTGCCCAGGTCCCTTCTGCTGGGCACAGACATGGCAGAAAACCAGAAGCAGATTGCCCAGTTCTCACGGAAGGATGCCCAGGTAGGGAAGATGACCAGAGACTGATCTCCTCCATCTCAGCCCAGTGGCTGCTCTTGAAAAAAAATGGGCTTGGTTGGAGTTGTCCTAGAGCAGGTTGTCAAAGGCCACAAGGGCGTGGACAGGCCACCTCATCCGCCCTAGGAGGGCTCCAGTCTGTGCCAGCCTTTGATCTTGGGCACTGCAGAGAGAAGGGGTGGAGGACAGTGGTTAAGACCAGTGAGCACTGGAGACCCTCAAACCTGTGTGTGTTCAGCCTGAGGCCACTGTTCAGGTGGCCTCCGCCTGAACTTCAGAGGGGAGTCCGCTGATATGTCCTTATGCTCTATGTGCTTTCTACCTCTCCTGCTTTCGGACAGAATTCCAAGTGCTCATCAATATTAAACCACATGAAGGCCAAAAAGAAGAAGGGGAGATCAGAGACAGTTAAGGATAGAACACACCGGATCAGGAATTTAGGACAAGAGCATcgtaataaatattcatttattttggcatcATCCCCTGGCAGCCCAAGGCAAGCATGTGTCCATGACGGCGAGCAGGTCTGGTGAAAGGGAGCGCACACATCTGATGGAGAAGGCACATTTCTTTTCCTAGGATTGCACTGTGAGGAATTTGCTGGATAGCTTCGTCTAGATGAGTTGTTCAATGTAACGGGCCCGGTGCGATTGGTTTTACAGATATAAAAAGATTCTTTGAATGGCCATTTTTTGTACCAAGCCTAGATACAAGCTGAAGGCATAGCATTAACTCATATCTTGGTGGAAACATTTTTATAAGAAGAACctgggtttggttttttgttttttgtttttccatgtgtgtttctttttgttgtgttAATCTAGTACTGGGTAAAACCGAGAAAACCACAGACACAGCATCTCTCTTCACCCAGTGGTCTCCAAACACTGGCTGATGATCAAGTCAACCAAAAAAAGTGCTTTTCGAGTGATTCTTTTGTGCAGTGAGTTGGGGTCCGCTGCCTACACCCTCTCTTCCAAGTCCTGCTTGTCTCAGATGCACTAGAGAGGATTCAGGACAAGGCCAGGTCCCTGGGCCTATAGAGCAGTGGCCTTGGCCGTGTGTGGCCGTGGCCCTGTGTGCTGGTGACCACAGGAGCAGGAGGCAGAGGCCACATCCCACTGTGGAAAGTAAGGAGCTGAATTCTGGTTTTGTCTTTGCACGTTGTCACATTAAAGACCTGCTGCAGAGAAAGCTGTTTACCTTCATTTTAATCAAGATTCTCCAATGTACTTCAACACAGAGCTTTTCTTTATGTAACAGTTGTTGAAGTTCCATGGGTATATCCATGAGTCTAGATGAACCAAAAATTAAAAGCTCTCGGCTGAGAATTAAGACAGGGCCTCGGGTAGCACGGGTGTCCATCCTTGCTCCTGTCGCCCATCCAGGGAAGGGGGTGTGGGGGTCATAACCAGGCTGTCAAAATGGATTCTGTTGCGGGAGGTTGTGGGGTGAAGGGATGCAAGTTTCTGTCCCTGCTGATGACAAGAGGATGCGGGAGACTTGCAGCCCAGGAAGGAACAGTCAGCGTGCTGGAATACACGCAGAGAGAGCTTACTTTTATCAGTAAGATATAGAAAGACAGGACAGAGAAGGGAAACTTTTAAGTGGTTTTTGGTTTATCACAGAGACCACTTCCTAGGATACTTGAGGTTTCCGTGGCTGACGACTGGTCTTGGCCCGCATCAACCCCCTTGTCCCTGCCACTACATGGTGGCCCTCCTACTACCCAGGCTCTCTCTGACCTCCCCTAGTGTTGACATCAGCGCACAGACCTAGAACTGGGAGTAACCCAGCACAGCCAGGCTGAGCCACGCTGGGCGTGAGGCTTGAGGAATCAAGGCTCAGCTGGGGGGCAGCAGGCCACATGGGGCAGCTGGAGGGCCAAGCATGGGGACAGTGTCTTTGTGGGATTCTAGGCAATGGGGCCTTGACTCGGAGCTCTGTTCCAGGCCTTTCCCAAATATGAGGCCTTCATGAATCGCTTGGCGTTAGCCATTGACCCTCTGCTGGACGCAGCCCCGGTGGACATGGAGGCCTTCCAGCGGGGCTCCCTGCTGCAGAGGCTCAAGTCGCTCTCCACCCTCAAGCCCCTGTTGCAGGCGGGTAAGTCCAAGGGCAGGCATCTGGGCATGATGAGAACCTTCATGTGACTGAGCCCATTTTCTCCACAATTGGACGTAAGCCTGGACCTCCAAGGCAGCCTGCCAACTGCCATCGATTAATAGGGGCCACCTGGAGCACTTTAAGTGACATAGTTTTAGGATGCCGTGCTCTAAAAATAGAGCCTGAGCCAAAGGCTTATGTGCAAGTAGTTCATTTTGAAAGGGGATCccagggaaaggaggagaaaCGGGAAAGAGGGAGAGTCGATACCATGGTGCGTTACTGAGCTGGCCACCACTGTGGCTGATGAGGTCCTTCTCAGAGGTCCTTCCCTCTGAGAAGCCTTAGGAAATGCACATGAGGACATGCccaagagaagaaaggggaaacaTTTACCCATTGGGTTCTGTCCCCCAGTGGTCAGAGGTTGCCCCCTGGGGTATTAACTCCCACATGAGGCATTAACTTCTGGGTTGTGCATCCATGGGTGCCAAGCGGGTTCCCGTGGGTGTCCTGTCGTGGTGCCAGAGAAGCCCCAGGGAAGAAATGAAGAGGCGCATCTTCAGGTCTGAGGCGGGATGCTGTCAGGTTGCACTGTGTGAAGCTGACCAGAGCCTGCACGGAGCTCGTCAGCATAGGCAGGGCTGGAATGAGAGATGGGGCCAAGAGAGTTTGAAGAGATGCCCCCATACAAGAAGGATGCTAGGTTATTGGGCTCAGCAAGAAAAATATCTGTGAtgaattagtgatgtctgccgtGGGTATGAGAATGGAAGTTTCACCAAACCTGCTATTATTTTCTACCACTCCTCTAGGGTACAAAAACCAGTTTAGCTTCTATATTCTAGAAAAATACTGCATCACTTAGCTGTGGTCACAAAATTGCTGCATAACAGACTACAAAATTCCAGtggcatataaaaataaacatttatttctcaagtgTCTGCATGGCTCAGCTGATCCCAGCTGGGCTGAGCTGATCTGGTCTGGTCTCATGCATGTGTCTGTGGCTGGCGCAGCTCTGTTCCTGGTGCCTCTAATCCTCTTCTTGGAAGCCACAGGTTAGTCCAGGCGTGGCCTTCTTATGTCAATGACAGAAGCACAGAGGGCAAGCCCCAATGTGCAGGCCAGTTTCAAGCCTCTGACTGCATCACATCAGTAAACATTCCACTGGCCAAGCAAATCGTTTGAGCCCAGAATCAAGGGGCAGGGCGGTCAACTTAGCTAGGGAGGGAAGCAGTGCAGAGTTACATGGCAAAGTGtgtggacacggggaggggtgAAGGGTCAGAGCCAGTAGAATCTACCCAAGATGCCAAAAGTAGACATCGCCTCCCAGATTACCAGTCCAAGGAGCGTCATACAATAAACATTCATGTAGTAAATATTTATcgagcatctgctatgtgccaggcaccaagctGGGCACTGGGGCTACAATGCCTAGGGTTCATGACCTCTGCCTTCAAGGTCCTAGTGCCCAGTTACTCTCGGAGATAGTTTGAATCAGTATCAGAGGAATGGATTAGCCAAGCTGCTGCTTCCCAGGGTGCGGCCTTATAGAACTCAAAGTAGGGGAATaagatacaaattaaaaattgccCACAAATAATTCTAACAGGTAAAATGTATTAAGTGCCTATGGAAATGCTTTAGAAATGCTCTGCATACCTCGTTTAATCCTCCCAATAGCTCTTAGGGGTACAGGGTATTTTGTACTCCCAGTTTACAGGTAAAGAGACAGGTGCAGAGACATTATGGATGAGTGTTCCCTTCTTGCCTGTCTCAGTTTACATTTCATGGATCTCCTCCCTTAGGTCGCATCCTGGGAGCCCAGCTGCCCCAGTATTACCAGGTCCTCACAGCTCCAGCTGTCAAGGTGAGGGGCTCCCCAGCCTCAGGCTGGACCTCGCAGTGAGGGGGCCTCTGCTCCCGAGGTAAGCCCTTCTCCTGGCTGTCTTGCTGTCCCAGGTGCTGGATCAGTGGTTTGAGTCTGAGCCTCTAAAAGCTACTCTAGCAACGGATGCTGTGATTGGAGCCATGACAAGTCCCTACATTCCGGGGAGTGGGTGAGTGTGGCAGGTGAGGTGGGGCAGCAGGCGTGGAGCAGATTCCCCCAGGAGAGCGATAACTATCGTTCCTTGAGCTCACCCAGTGAGCCAGGCAGGAGCCAAGCATTTCACACAGGATTCATTTAAGCCTCAAAGCAACATCTGAGAGCCGTGGTTCAGAGGAGGGAAGTATccctcccaaagtcacacagcgagtaagtggcagagctgatttCCAGCCCAAGTTGTCtgacctccccccaaccccagcccgaGTCTTTCTTCTTAGCCACTACCCCCTACTGCTTCAGTAGAAACACCTCTGTCCTGCTTCCTGTGATATCTCAACATGAGTATCTTCTtccctatcatctatctatctatcatctatctatctatctatctatctatctatctacctatctacctacatatctatctacctatctacctacctatctatctttctatctacctatctacctatcatctctTCCCTTCCCACAAAGCCCTGTTGCCTGTCCCTCTCCCGCAGACCCTTTCCCTGGCTTCCAGGACTCGCACACACACAGATACCTTCACATGGATgggaagctgcctttctccttgtgaGCGGGGGGTGTGCTGACAGCCTCATCCGAGAGGGGGCAGTCAGACACAGTGAAGTGTGTAGTTGTTGTATGATTTAATGAGCCCCTATAGGAGCAGGaatggaggggtgtgtgtgtgtgtgtgtgtgtatgttgtgtgtgtgttttgtgtgtgtgttgtgggtgCGTgttgtatgtgcgtgtgtgttgtgtgtgttgtgtgtgtgtgttgtgggtgCGTGTTGTGTGTGCgtgttgtgtgtgttgtgtgtgttgtgtgtttgtgtgttttgtatgtgtgttgtgcatgtgttgtgtgtgtgtgttttgtgtgtgtgtttgtgtgttttgtatgtgtgttgtgtgtgtgttgtgcatgtggtgtgtgtgtgtgtgtgtgtgtgtgtgtgtgtgtgtgtgttgggatagAGGATGCTGCCGAGTCTTGGGCCATTTCCCGTGCACCACCAGAAGATGCAGCTAGAAGCTATCAGTGTGGCTTATCTCTGAAGGGATGAGAGCACACTTTGGAAGTGGTTTTTCAACACACACTAAGCCAGCCCCAAATTCCCCAGGGCCATGGAAAAGTGGGAGTTGGCAGCAGTTGCAACATCTTGGCCAAGATCAACCAGCCAATTTAGATTTTCCAGCTGGGGCCTCTGGTCCTTTTCTCTGTGGGTATTCAGGAGGCTTAGCTACTGCCCAGTTTGTGAAATGGGCCTTTAagtcatttgttttttcattaattctttcaataaatatcgATGGAACACTTGCCTTGGGACTAGGTCCGGGGACACGGTAGTGAATGGGGTTGAAATCCTAATGGGGGAGGTAGACACAGAGCAAGGAGTGgaatggagagaggaagagatgttTCATCTGAGACTCTAAGGACAGCAGGAATTAGCCAAAtaaaagaagagggaggaaggggtttCTAGATTCTGGAACAGCACGTGCAAATGTAGGAGCTGCAAGTGGATTATATGATCTATTCAAGGCACTGAGAGGTTTGGCTTAATAGGAGTGCGGGGTGTGGGGGAGTGTAGGGAGGGACGAGGCTGACGAGCAGGCAGGAGCCCTGAAGGCCAGTTTTGGAGACTGGCCATCGCCCTCAGAGCACCGACAAGCCAGTGAAGGCTTGAAAAGAGCTGAGTGACAGGAGCATAGCTGAGTTTTGAGACTGGGCTCCAGGTTCTACGTGGAGAAAGGTCTACAGGGAAGAACGAGTGGGAGAAGGTGGTCCAATTAGGAGGACATTACTGCAGCAActtaagaaagagaagagagtggCCTGGACCCGGGAGGAAACAGCAGGGAGTGGGGCCTTGGAAAGTTCCTTGGGAGGCACTCGACGATGTAGGTGGTGAGGGCCTAGTAGGAGGCAAGACACCCAGTTTTCTGTTGGAAACTGAAGGTGCCATTCACTGGGATGGAGAAGACTGATGGAGAAACAGGTCGGGGAGTGGGGACAAGGGGATGGGTTTAAGATGCCTACCCAAAGCCACGCCAGTGGAGATATCTGTGGGTAGCTGGGCGTACAGGCTGGCGCTCAGGAGAGAGCTGGAGAGGCGGGTTTGGACATCGCTGCCACATTGTTGGAACCAAAGCTCTGCCCCCAGACGTTTACAGGGGGAGAGGATGCAGAATGGGAAGCGAAGGGCTCTTGCAAGAGTCTCGAGCTCATTTAAAGGATAGTCGGACAGGGctggatgggggcagggaggggctgaaGATACAGGACGGGAAGGACTCTCTGCACCTAGAGCTCTGACGAGATTAAACCCCACCTCCAGCCACTGATTCTGATGATCTGTCCTCAGGTATGTGTTACTCCATCACGTGATGGGGGGTCTGGAGGGGATGCGGGGGGCCTGGGGCTACGTCCAGGGTGGCATGGGTGCCCTCTCCGACGCCATCGCAAGCTCAGCCACCGCACACGGAGCAAGTGTCTTCACTGAAAAGGTGAACAGCCCCTCTACCCCACCCCAATTTTTGGCAAGGATCTTAGAATAGAACAAAGTCTCGGAGTTGGAGGGtccctcattttactgatggacAAGGCTGGGCTCAGAATCGAGGAGCTCGGGCTCTGCAGCCCATACTGCTGTCAGCCAGGTCCCAGTTCCTCTGCCTACCCCCTTTGAATTCGCAGCCACTATCCCACATTTGGGCTGAGCCTTTGCGTTGCAGGGGTGGGCTAACGCCTCACCAGGAGCTGCAGAAAATTGGGGCCGGGGTTGAGGAGGCATGAGTGCCTAGGAGCAACATGGACAGTGGAAATCCTCCACGACTCAACCTGCATTTCCCTGCCCGGGGATCCTGGGGGCTCCTTCCCATGGCTTTAGACAGTGGCTAAGGTGCAGGTGAGCAGTGGAGGGCGCGTTCAAGGAGTCGTGCTGCAAGACGGCTCGGAGGTGAGGAGCAAAGTGGTGCTGTCCAACGCGTCGCCACAGATCACCTTCCTGAAGCTGACGCCACAGgtgaggctgggggtggaggtgagaTGTCTGCCTGGGGTTGGAATGTGGAGGGATCAAGGGGACCAGGGCTGCATCAGGGTGGGAGATGCGAGTGCCAAGTCTCTCCGCATGTGGGGAAATCTGTCTTCTCTCCTTACCTAACGGGCAGGGAGCAAAGAGCAAAGAAGCCTCACAGGTGAGGGGAAAGGTCCGGGGAGGTGAGGGGACCGAGGCCAGGCAGTTGGCAATTGGCAGAGCCAGAGCTAGAACTCAGGTCTGACTTTCAACCCAGAGTTACTTCTACAGCTTTCCTACTATCCTGATTTCTCCCCTCTAACCAGCTCTAATTCCACTGTTTGTGTCAGTGATCTGTTGCCACATGAATGTTGCATAACAACCACACAGCTTCTGGGCATATAACAAGAAATACGGATTTAGCACACAGTGCGGGAGAAATCAGTTGATCTTGGCTGAGTTCAAGTGATCTGGGCTAACTCATGCAATCCTCCAGCAGCTGCGGGTCACTAGCGGGCCCtgctgatggctgtggctaatcCAGCGGTCTCTGTCAGAATGTCCAGGATGACGCAGCTCTGCCCCATGTGTCTCTCATCCCCCGGCACGGTAGTCCAGATCTGGCGAAAGGCAAAATTGAGCAAACTCAATCACGCAAGTGCTTCTGTTTGTATCCTATTTGCTAACATTAGCTTTGTCTCATGGCCAAGCTCAGTCACAGTGGGAGGGCAATAAAAAGGGGTGTGCATACAAGGAGGGTTGGGGACTTGGGGCAGTTTTTGCAATTGATCACACCTTCCCTGTCCCCCAAAGATATGATAATAGGTGTATGAGCATGGAGCTCCCAGCGATTTGGGGATTATTCTTGGGGGCAAGGCACCACTTTTTCTGAGTGATTCCACTAATCAAATTCAGCAAACATCAGTTCAAAAGCATCTTGAGACAATTTTGAGATCATCAAGACTTCCAAGAGCTTACAGACCAGAGGTGAAAGACGCTGCAGCCCATGGGCCATATCCGTAGCAGGAGCTGGTGTGGGCCGTTTACAGCCAGGACGCTGGCAGACTGCAAAGGAAGAAGTGGTTAGCGCTGAGCGGGAGGGGTCCAGGAGGGCTTCACAGAGGAAGTGGTTTGGCCGAGctctgagggagggagagggtctCCAGCAGTAGAGGTTGAGGGGCCAGTCTGAGCAAAGGAGGAAAGCAGCCCCCTTGGGGCCTTGGCCACCCCCAGGGTAGAACCTTCTTCTTTCAGGAGTGGCTTCCTGAGGAGTTTGTGGAGAGAATCTCCCAGCTGGACACCCAGTCGCCTGTTACCAAGATCAATGGTAAGAGGCACACCAGATTGTAGAGCTGTTTCTTTTGAGGTTATCTGAGTGAGAAATCTCCATGTCTGGGAAAGACTGGCCTGCATCATCATCTCTATCCCCTGCCCCACAGCCTGCCCCCCAGTTTGAAGGTGAAACactttttcatactttttctttCCAGCCCACCATGTGGGTGAGCAGGTGATGGGTAGAGATAGAGGAACCTGGGGGGCTAAGGACACAGGCCTTTGGGCCCTGACCCTCCTCTTTGGTCCCTCAGTGGCTGTCGACAGGCTGCCTGACTTCCTGGCGGCCCCCAATGCTCCCAAGGGCCAGCCGCTGCCCCATCACCAGTGCTCCATCCACCTCAACTGTGAGGACACCCTCCTTCTCCATCGGGCTTTTGAAGACGCCATGGATGGCCTGCCTTCCCACAGGTGGGGGCCCTGGAGACACTTGAGCCCCTGGTTAGAGCACAGGAGGTGTGGTGGGACGGCAGGGACCGCTGCTCATTCaccgccctggcctgggagggacCGGAGAGCCCGGAGCCTGCAGGTCTGGCCGGGGACAGGGGCCTGGAGATGAGGGAGCTCCCCGTGGGTGGTCTGGACTGTCCTGGTGGTCACCGAGCCCGTGCAGGCAAACACCACCATGACCTTACAGAGATCATCGGCCCGGCCCCGGCATCCTCCCATCTCAGGCCTTCATTTTGTCCCGTCATCTCAGAGTggctccccagccccttccctcgGGCAGGTGCTGCTCCGCAGGccccaccctctctcctccccgTGTCGCACGCAGACCTATGATTGAGCTCTGCATCCCTTCCTCGCTGGACCCCACGCTGGCTCCCCCCGGCTGCCACGTCATCTCCCTCTTCACTCAGTACACGCCCTACACGCTGGCTGCAGGCAAGGCCTGGGACGAGCAGGAGAGAAACGCTCACGCAGACAGAGGTAAGGAGGGCTGGGCCGCCCTGGCTCCACAGTGACAGCTGGCCGAGCGTCCCGAACGGCCTCCTCTCCTCCTGACTGCCCCATTCAGGATTAGCACCTGCAAGTTCTGTGCCAAGGAGAGAGGAGTACGCAGGGAAACCTAAATCAACACAGTGAGTACCTGCTGGGGTCAGGCCCTGGGCGAAGAAAGCCAAAaagacacagttcctgccctcaggtTGCTCACAGACCAGCGGGGGAGACTAACAAACCAATCTCACAGTACAAGGGACTGTGGGAACCAAAGGAGGAAGCTGTGAACCAGAGAGACAGGagagctttccaaaggaagggacatttgagctgggttttaaaggatgaataggagttgacCAGGCAGCAAAGTGCAttccaagcaaaagaaataaCTTGAGCAGAGCAATGAGGTGAAGAAATTTTTGCATGTTCAAGGGGAGACAAGTATTTAGGGTTGGAGTAAAAAGGTGGAAAAGAGTGGGAGGCTCGACTAGCCTGACACCCATTGGCCTCTGTAATGAATTGTTTATTTGCCTGtggactgtttttgtttttttgcttattgaggtataatttgcatatGAAGAAATATCCATTTTAGGTGTAGAGTTTAATGAATTTAGTAAATATGCCGAGCTGTACAATCGTAACGCCTCTTCTTTCTCCTAACACCATGTCGTTTTCCTTTGTTTGGCACCCAGTGTGTGATTGCATTGAGGCCTATGCCCCTGGCTTCAAGCGCTCCGTGGTGGGCAGAGACATCCTCACACCCCCTGACTTGGAGAGAGTCTTTGGGCTTCCTGGGGGGGTGAGTACAGGACTGGGGTCTCTCGTCACACTCTCCCTGTACCCCGACTCCCTGGCATGCCCGCTCGGCTTTATCTTGTCCCTCCACACCCAGCCTTCAGCAGGAagagaggacagaggcagagaccacAGCAGAGAGGGGACAGAGACACGGTCAGATTTAGGCAGTGAGGGAGGAGTGAGGGGAGGCAGCACCCGCTGAGCAGGTCACCAGGACTGCGGCCCTTCCGCCTGGATGTCCATGTCAGCCCCTCCCATCTGCCTCTCTTCAGAgggacctcccctcccccaggcggCATGTGCTCACACTTCTGTTATCAAAAACTCACTGAGCCTGGAGGCAGGGGGATGGGGCAGGAGGCCAGGTCAAATACAGCAGTGACTAGCTTCGTATGGCTATTGAGCCCTTAAATGTGGCCAGGCCAAAATGAGATGTGCTTCGAGTATAAAGTGCACCCCAGATTGCAAAGACCGAGTACAGAAAAATGTAGCATGTCTCATCAATAATTTTAATACCAACCACGTGTTGAAGTGATAATACTTTGGATCTATTGggttaaattaaatatatcatttaattgggttaaattaaatatattattaatattaatttcacCAGTTTCCTTTTAAGTGTTAATGTGGCTACTGGAGAATCTAAAATTACATGTGTGGCTCCCGTTATATATTTACTGGACAGCGCTGGGCCGGATAGAGAGTGAGGGAGGCCAGGcagtgggaagggaagggaaagggtggAGGCGGAAGGCTTGGGCAGGTGGATTGAGAAGTCTTGATAAATGTGCATGCAGAGGACGGGTGGAGGGGACGTAAAGGGTCCACCTGAAGGCCAAGGAGGGGGAGGTGACGCCATCCACGGAGGCAGGGAAGACGGGACAGGAGCCGACTCGAGGGAAGAGGACGAGCTCAGTTTGGGACACGTTGATGGGGCAGGTGAAGGCCATCCCCACGGTGATGTCCAGCAGATGTTGGTCTTCTTGTCCAGACCTGCCCCGCAGGTgtgcccttccccttcccccacaccTCCTCCCTCCTCGGCTGGTCTGACCCAGGCCAGTGGGGCAGAACCGCGCTCAGCTCCCAGTATCCATCTGCCATTTACTGTGACCTTGGAACCCCAGGGCACAAGCTCAGCTGGGTGTCTTGGCCAAAGAAACATGTGCCAGCAGTCAAAATAAATCAACTTCCTCTGTTTTTCAAACAGAGTGAGGGGGATTCATAGTCCAcagcaacatctttaaaatttCCGTTTTCTTTCCCATTCAGTTTCCTTACCCTCTGAAGATGCTCCCTACCCTTCTTCCTTCTTGAAAAATGCCTCTAGGAAACTTCACCCCCAGCCCTAGGACTTGTGCctattctctctcttcccctcctcat comes from the Balaenoptera ricei isolate mBalRic1 chromosome 16, mBalRic1.hap2, whole genome shotgun sequence genome and includes:
- the PYROXD2 gene encoding pyridine nucleotide-disulfide oxidoreductase domain-containing protein 2 isoform X1, encoding MAACGRGLCRAVGASPRPAWRRAHSDARGRLKPEYDAVVIGAGHNGLVAAAYLQRLGVNTAVFERRHVIGGAAVTEEIIPGFKFSRASYLLSLLRPQIYADLELKKHGLRLHLRNPHSFTPMLEEGTAGKVPRSLLLGTDMAENQKQIAQFSRKDAQAFPKYEAFMNRLALAIDPLLDAAPVDMEAFQRGSLLQRLKSLSTLKPLLQAGRILGAQLPQYYQVLTAPAVKVLDQWFESEPLKATLATDAVIGAMTSPYIPGSGYVLLHHVMGGLEGMRGAWGYVQGGMGALSDAIASSATAHGASVFTEKTVAKVQVSSGGRVQGVVLQDGSEVRSKVVLSNASPQITFLKLTPQEWLPEEFVERISQLDTQSPVTKINVAVDRLPDFLAAPNAPKGQPLPHHQCSIHLNCEDTLLLHRAFEDAMDGLPSHRPMIELCIPSSLDPTLAPPGCHVISLFTQYTPYTLAAGKAWDEQERNAHADRVCDCIEAYAPGFKRSVVGRDILTPPDLERVFGLPGGNIFHCAMALDQLYFARPVPLHSSYRCPVQGLYLCGSGAHPGGGVMGAAGRNAAHVVFRDLRSM
- the PYROXD2 gene encoding pyridine nucleotide-disulfide oxidoreductase domain-containing protein 2 isoform X2, which codes for MAACGRGLCRAVGASPRPAWRRAHSDARGRLKPEYDAVVIGAGHNGLVAAAYLQRLGVNTAVFERRHVIGGAAVTEEIIPGFKFSRASYLLSLLRPQIYADLELKAFPKYEAFMNRLALAIDPLLDAAPVDMEAFQRGSLLQRLKSLSTLKPLLQAGRILGAQLPQYYQVLTAPAVKVLDQWFESEPLKATLATDAVIGAMTSPYIPGSGYVLLHHVMGGLEGMRGAWGYVQGGMGALSDAIASSATAHGASVFTEKTVAKVQVSSGGRVQGVVLQDGSEVRSKVVLSNASPQITFLKLTPQEWLPEEFVERISQLDTQSPVTKINVAVDRLPDFLAAPNAPKGQPLPHHQCSIHLNCEDTLLLHRAFEDAMDGLPSHRPMIELCIPSSLDPTLAPPGCHVISLFTQYTPYTLAAGKAWDEQERNAHADRVCDCIEAYAPGFKRSVVGRDILTPPDLERVFGLPGGNIFHCAMALDQLYFARPVPLHSSYRCPVQGLYLCGSGAHPGGGVMGAAGRNAAHVVFRDLRSM